Proteins encoded together in one Branchiostoma floridae strain S238N-H82 chromosome 18, Bfl_VNyyK, whole genome shotgun sequence window:
- the LOC118405939 gene encoding uncharacterized protein LOC118405939 codes for MKFKPKKSRCMIIKKGKVTSRFKLEVQGEPIPSIVGNPVKCLGKWFDDSLTDRKNASSTVAQTEEWLRRIEKSGLPGKFKAWLYQHGLLPRLMWLLTVYEIPLTSVEEMERKVNKHLRKWLGVPPSFTALGFYSTTGQLQLPLSSVVEEYKVAKCRVVMQLRDSQDKQINQAGVTTRAGRKFKPDSMVSQAEGMLVLRDIVGITNIGRQGLGCAHFKQWGKANRKERRALVQEQVRNLEEERRRANAVELAAQGAWTKWNLPSRKITWAELWKLEPFRVSFMLRSVYDTLPSPANLYRWKLIEDPACKLCGERGTMAHILSSCKVALAQGRYRWRHDKVLSTIASILEVERRKKRHVEAKRAPVMAFVREGEKSRRPATERAASSILQKARAWELKVDLGRRLHFPSVVQTNLRPDAVLWSEEGKKIILIELTVPWEERCEEAHEREASKYHDLLQCCREKGWQSWLFPVEVGCRGFPAQSTWKLLTALGITGRARTQCVV; via the coding sequence ATGAAGTTCAAACCAAAGAAGTCCAGATGTATGATCATCAAGAAAGGAAAGGTAACAAGTAGATTCAAGTTGGAAGTACAAGGCGAACCCATCCCGTCAATAGTAGGCAACCCAGTCAAGTGTTTGGGGAAGTGGTTCGATGACTCTCTGACTGATAGAAAGAATGCCAGCAGCACCGTAGCGCAGACAGAGGAGTGGCTTAGAAGAATTGAGAAGTCTGGATTGCCAGGCAAGTTCAAGGCTTGGCTATACCAACACGGATTACTCCCGAGGTTAATGTGGTTGCTGACCGTATATGAGATACCACTGACAAGCGtagaagaaatggaaagaaaggTCAACAAACACCTTAGAAAGTGGCTAGGTGTTCCTCCAAGTTTCACAGCACTGGGTTTTTACTCTACAACAGGTCAGCTACAGCTCCCGTTGTCATCTGTAGTGGAGGAATACAAGGTGGCAAAGTGCAGAGTGGTCATGCAGTTAAGAGACTCCCAAGACAAGCAGATCAACCAGGCCGGAGTCACAACAAGGGCAGGGAGGAAGTTCAAGCCCGACTCAATGGTCTCACAGGCAGAAGGGATGCTGGTCTTGAGGGATATAGTTGGAATAACCAACATCGGAAGACAGGGCCTGGGATGTGCACATTTCAAACAGTGGGGAAAAGCCAACAGGAAAGAGAGGAGAGCACTGGTACAGGAGCAAGTTAGAAACTTAGAGGAAGAAAGGAGACGGGCCAACGCCGTGGAGTTGGCAGCGCAAGGCGCATGGACGAAATGGAATCTCCCAAGCAGAAAAATCACATGGGCGGAGCTATGGAAGTTAGAGCCTTTCCGTGTATCATTCATGCTTAGGTCCGTGTACGACACGCTACCCTCACCAGCAAACCTGTACAGATGGAAACTAATAGAAGACCCAGCTTGCAAGCTCTGTGGGGAAAGAGGAACAATGGCTCATATCCTCTCCAGCTGTAAAGTAGCCCTCGCCCAGGGCAGGTACCGGTGGCGCCATGACAAGGTGTTGTCGACCATTGCTAGCATTCTAGAAGTAGAGAGGAGGAAGAAGCGCCATGTGGAGGCGAAACGCGCGCCAGTCATGGCGTTCGTCAGAGAAGGTGAGAAGAGTCGTCGTCCTGCAACAGAAAGAGCAGCATCGAGCATACTACAGAAGGCGAGAGCATGGGAGCTGAAGGTAGATTTGGGAAGAAGGCTGCACTTCCCCTCAGTAGTCCAGACAAACTTACGGCCTGACGCAGTACTATGGTCAGAAGAAGGGAAGAAGATCATACTGATCGAGCTAACAGTGCCGTGGGAGGAGAGGTGTGAGGAGGCACATGAGAGAGAGGCGAGCAAGTACCACGACTTGCTCCAGTGCTGCAGAGAGAAAGGATGGCAGTCGTGGCTGTTCCCAGTAGAAGTAGGGTGCCGAGGTTTCCCAGCTCAGTCTACATGGAAGCTACTAACAGCATTGGGAATAACGGGAAGAGCAAGAACGCAGTGCGTAGTATAG
- the LOC118405838 gene encoding NXPE family member 3-like — protein sequence MVSKLRLIQPPVQPCLLNYSIHFDQTTYPTYTEVVVLNRDRLYRKGDVLTVKVVARDKEGRSKTYGGDFFRARLVSSDRSLQASSAGHVTDHCNGTYTVQFPLYWVGNISIKIQLVHPSEAVKVLQSLRQVPNKRDFHCTFVDRKTKGQYTQQCFSSNNPSLPPHRKCDFSKPEANGTWICEKPEKLPCSAITKCRWNPDMSRVRGLVSQEEIKLFQKPYLETELEVHPKEPIRVLETELPTPEHLPACTGNTRESGASLGHWSGKVWKSAVCNVRVFTKEDIRQCLANKTVYMQGDSTIRQWSERLQKVVPLYHDKRTTDSPVFRVRNNNQWNISVCYRFHNVPVQGSPWVNFHDYRYTADELDATQGGPNIVIVLSLWAHFTAEPLDMIRSRLYAIRGAIHRLLRRSPGTRVFVRTGTTREHKGGKFEYYLLASDWLAYQITEVIREVFRADPDVVVLDTWDMSVCQPGEDYIHPDQTMVDNQLNRLFSHICPKY from the exons ATGGTGTCAAAACTTCGCCTCATCCAGCCGCCAGTTCAACCGTGCCTCCTCAACTATTCTATCCACTTCGACCAGACCACGTACCCAACCTACACGGAGGTTGTCGTCTTAAACAGGGACCGCCTGTATCGCAAAGGAGACGTCCTTACCGTCAAGGTGGTGGCAAGAGACAAAGAAGGAAGGTCGAAGACGTACGGAGGAGACTTTTTCCGTGCCAGACTGGTCAGCAGTGACCGTTCGCTACAGGCCAGTAGTGCCGGTCACGTCACTGACCATTGTAACGGTACCTACACCGTGCAGTTCCCACTGTACTGGGTTGGGAATATTTCA ATAAAGATCCAGCTTGTCCATCCAAGCGAGGCAGTGAAGGTTCTACAGAGCTTGCGACAAGTTCCGAACAAGAGAGACTTCCATTGCACCTTCGTCGATCGGAAAACCAAGGGCCAGTATACACAGCAATGCTTCAGCTCTAACAACCCCAGCCTACCACCCCACCGAAAGTGCGATTTCTCAAAACCAGAGGCAAACGGAACCTGGATTTGTGAGAAACCGGAGAAACTACCGTGTTCCGCCATCACAAAGTGTCGATGGAACCCAGATATGAGCAGGGTACGGGGCCTTGTGTCTCAAGAGGAAATAAAACTTTTCCAAAA GCCATATCTTGAGACAGAACTTGAAGTACACCCCAAGGAGCCCATACGAGTCCTTGAGACAGAACTGCCCACACCAGAACACCTTCCAGCGTGTACCGGGAACACACGTGAGTCCGGAGCTTCGCTGGGACATTGGTCAGGCAAGGTGTGGAAGTCAGCTGTCTGTAATGTCCGAGTCTTCACTAAGGAAGACATCCGGCAATGCCTGGCTAACAAGACCGTGTACATGCAAG GTGACTCTACCATTAGGCAATGGAGCGAGCGTTTGCAGAAGGTAGTACCGCTGTACCACGATAAAAGAACCACGGATTCACCAG TGTTTCGAGTAAGAAACAACAACCAGTGGAACATCTCTGTTTGCTACCGTTTCCACAACGTTCCCGTTCAAGGAAGCCCTTGGGTTAATTTTCACGACTACCGTTACACTGCTGACGAGCTAGACGCCACTCAGGGAGGCCCAAATATCGTGATAGTCCTAAGTCTGTGGGCTCACTTTACTGCTGAGCCGTTGGACATGATTCGGTCTCGTCTGTACGCCATACGGGGCGCCATACACCGTCTCCTGCGCAGGAGTCCCGGCACGCGAGTTTTCGTGAGAACTGGAACAACGCGAGAACACAAGGGGGGAAAGTTCGAGTACTATCTGCTTGCCAGCGACTGGCTGGCTTACCAGATCACGGAGGTGATACGAGAGGTGTTCCGGGCGGATCCAGACGTGGTCGTGTTGGACACGTGGGACATGAGTGTTTGTCAGCCGGGGGAAGACTATATTCACCcagatcaaacaatggtggacAATCAACTAAACAGGCTGTTTTCTCATATATGCCCCAAGTACTAG